The Paracholeplasma brassicae genome contains a region encoding:
- a CDS encoding alpha/beta hydrolase family protein: MNQIELKDFLKFKSISNLKTNQEKTYLAYTVSKMDVEKNQYTFELFVYDGKNTKKIANLGTRNQFVFENETQLLISFEKNKKDEKKFKDGKTVYYRYDILNQSFELAYEFCLRTSIIKVYEEVLILSSQLRIGDHGCYEDKDFDQKKYQETLKKEQNFVLTEKLPFFFNGRGFTEGLYSQVLSYDIKNKTLRNLFQKDDQISILGFSADDDSFYFTNEKSDITSLTEKLYQYDLKTSTTKTIYDQNDLSISRVIELEGKLVVFASDMMDHGLNQNPNIYVYENQTLVKKRHFRQSLGNSIGSDVRYGGSKLDVVIGNQYYFVVTIDDHSEIYQLDSSMNLNVIYKAKGSIDGLTYFMDKFYMVGLCKQRLQELYELDTISNKYIQKTRYNQSSLRGKYIAKPQLLSFKKNGITIKGYVLLPRDYDKKEKVKAILDIHGGPKTVYGSVYYHEMQYWANLGYVVFFCNPRGSDGKGDEFSDIFGKYGTIDYEDIMNFTDKVLKKYTKIDPNHVFVTGGSYGGFMTNWIVSHTDRFKAAATQRSISNWISFYGTSDIGFYFVKDQTKGHPTLSTDKLWEQSPIKYADQVKTPLLFIHSDEDYRCPIEQALQFYTILKENGIDTRFAWFKGENHDLSRSGRPQSRVKRLEEITNWFEKYSQ, from the coding sequence ATGAATCAAATTGAATTAAAGGACTTCTTAAAGTTTAAATCGATATCAAATTTAAAAACGAACCAAGAAAAAACTTACCTCGCGTACACCGTATCAAAGATGGACGTTGAAAAAAATCAATACACCTTTGAGCTTTTTGTATACGATGGTAAAAATACGAAAAAAATCGCAAATTTGGGGACAAGAAATCAGTTTGTTTTTGAAAATGAGACACAGTTATTAATCAGTTTTGAGAAGAATAAGAAAGATGAAAAGAAGTTTAAAGATGGAAAAACAGTCTACTATCGTTATGATATCCTTAACCAAAGCTTTGAACTGGCTTATGAGTTTTGTCTAAGAACATCAATCATTAAGGTATATGAAGAAGTACTTATACTAAGTTCACAACTTAGAATTGGGGATCATGGTTGTTACGAAGACAAAGACTTTGACCAGAAGAAATACCAAGAAACACTAAAGAAAGAACAAAACTTTGTATTAACTGAAAAGTTACCATTCTTCTTTAATGGACGCGGGTTCACTGAAGGACTCTACAGTCAAGTTCTTTCTTATGACATCAAGAATAAAACACTAAGGAATTTATTTCAAAAAGACGATCAGATATCAATTCTTGGGTTTAGTGCAGATGATGACTCGTTTTATTTTACGAATGAAAAATCAGACATCACATCACTAACGGAAAAACTCTATCAATACGACTTAAAGACATCAACAACAAAGACCATTTATGATCAAAACGATCTCTCGATTTCTAGAGTCATTGAACTTGAGGGAAAACTTGTTGTTTTTGCAAGTGACATGATGGATCATGGTCTAAATCAAAACCCAAATATTTACGTTTATGAGAATCAAACCCTAGTGAAAAAAAGACACTTTAGACAATCACTCGGTAACTCAATCGGATCCGACGTTCGTTACGGCGGGTCTAAATTAGATGTTGTGATTGGAAATCAGTACTATTTTGTCGTAACCATCGACGACCATTCTGAAATTTATCAGTTAGATTCAAGTATGAATCTCAACGTTATTTATAAAGCCAAGGGCAGTATTGATGGCTTGACCTATTTTATGGACAAGTTTTATATGGTTGGTTTATGCAAACAACGACTTCAAGAGCTCTATGAACTCGACACCATATCAAATAAGTATATTCAAAAAACAAGGTATAATCAAAGCTCGCTTCGCGGCAAGTACATAGCTAAACCACAATTATTATCGTTTAAGAAAAACGGCATAACGATTAAAGGCTACGTCTTACTTCCTCGTGACTATGATAAAAAAGAGAAAGTCAAAGCGATACTAGACATACACGGTGGACCTAAGACTGTTTACGGCTCTGTTTATTATCATGAAATGCAGTACTGGGCAAACTTAGGCTACGTTGTCTTTTTCTGTAACCCTCGTGGTAGTGATGGTAAGGGTGATGAGTTTAGTGATATTTTTGGAAAGTACGGGACGATTGATTATGAAGATATCATGAATTTTACCGATAAAGTCTTAAAGAAATACACCAAGATTGATCCAAACCACGTGTTTGTCACTGGCGGCTCTTATGGTGGGTTTATGACGAACTGGATTGTCTCACATACGGACCGTTTTAAAGCGGCAGCCACACAACGAAGTATTTCTAATTGGATTTCATTTTACGGCACATCCGACATTGGTTTTTACTTTGTTAAAGATCAAACCAAGGGGCATCCGACATTATCAACCGATAAGCTTTGGGAACAATCCCCAATAAAATACGCAGATCAAGTCAAAACACCGTTACTCTTTATTCATAGCGATGAAGATTATCGTTGCCCAATCGAACAAGCCTTACAGTTTTATACCATCCTAAAAGAAAATGGTATCGATACTCGTTTTGCGTGGTTTAAAGGTGAAAATCATGATTTATCACGTAGTGGTAGACCGCAATCAAGAGTCAAACGGTTAGAAGAAATTACCAATTGGTTTGAAAAATACAGTCAATAA